A single Nostoc sp. PCC 7107 DNA region contains:
- a CDS encoding ankyrin repeat domain-containing protein — protein sequence MTENNDVLLLKATKNGDIKRLSEILAAGVKVDGCDRDGTTALMYAANLGYTEIVRSLLDAGANLNLPRKRYGLTALMLAASNNQVDIVQLLVSRGADVDAINEDGSTALMAAALKGYVEIVRILLAAGAKVNIADKDDDTALKLAVKQGHLEVVQLIAQNGADVNLQDEDGETLLMIAADLGNLEIVQALLAAGADANLQNSDGGAALSAAAASGNSAIASALLDKGAEINLQDKDGETALHIAVVEGHLDVVKVLLSRGANVQIRNNLGDTPTLVAVLQGHSEILEALLHSSANSYGELEIPLMAAVSLGHTKTVQVLLDYGANPNTLGNDSQTALLKAAKGNQIEIIQLLIAKGADVNFQDIAGATALMWVASGGYTKTVQILLQAGANPNLKNRGAYTALMLAEFNGYQDIVKLLQTAGAQE from the coding sequence ATGACTGAAAACAACGATGTCTTGCTGCTGAAGGCTACGAAAAATGGGGATATCAAGCGGCTGAGTGAAATTCTCGCTGCTGGTGTAAAGGTGGATGGGTGCGATCGCGATGGAACTACGGCATTAATGTATGCTGCTAATTTAGGCTACACAGAAATTGTGCGATCACTTTTAGATGCGGGGGCAAATCTCAACTTGCCAAGAAAACGCTATGGGTTAACGGCGTTGATGTTGGCTGCGAGTAATAACCAGGTAGATATTGTGCAGCTTTTAGTGTCGAGGGGTGCTGATGTTGATGCTATCAACGAAGATGGCAGCACCGCATTAATGGCCGCTGCACTCAAAGGTTATGTAGAGATAGTGCGGATATTACTTGCGGCTGGTGCGAAAGTAAATATTGCCGATAAAGATGATGACACTGCTTTGAAATTGGCAGTCAAACAAGGACACCTAGAAGTTGTGCAACTCATAGCACAAAATGGTGCAGATGTAAATCTTCAAGATGAAGATGGTGAAACACTGTTGATGATTGCGGCGGACTTGGGCAATTTAGAGATTGTCCAAGCATTGTTAGCCGCAGGCGCAGACGCTAACTTACAAAACAGTGATGGGGGTGCAGCATTATCGGCTGCTGCGGCATCTGGTAATAGTGCGATCGCATCTGCTTTACTAGATAAAGGTGCAGAAATTAATCTGCAAGACAAAGACGGTGAAACAGCATTACATATTGCCGTTGTCGAAGGCCATCTTGACGTAGTGAAAGTTTTACTCAGTCGCGGTGCAAATGTTCAAATCAGAAATAATTTAGGCGATACTCCCACACTCGTTGCAGTCTTACAAGGACACAGCGAAATTCTCGAAGCACTGCTGCATTCTAGTGCCAATTCCTATGGAGAATTAGAAATTCCTTTAATGGCTGCTGTATCGTTGGGACACACCAAAACAGTCCAAGTATTATTAGACTACGGCGCTAATCCTAATACTCTGGGAAATGACAGTCAGACTGCTTTGTTAAAGGCGGCTAAAGGCAATCAGATAGAAATTATTCAACTGTTAATTGCTAAAGGCGCAGATGTCAATTTTCAAGATATAGCCGGAGCAACAGCATTAATGTGGGTGGCCTCTGGCGGATACACTAAGACTGTGCAGATATTACTCCAAGCTGGCGCAAACCCCAATTTAAAAAATCGTGGTGCTTATACAGCTTTGATG
- a CDS encoding DUF4079 domain-containing protein — MTPEISPSVKYWLNFFHPLMMWVLLAISLYAAYLGLQVQRTRNAQGEEKKELIKGKFNVKHYQMGSILLALMVAGAVGGMAVTYINNGKLFVGPHLLAGLGMTSLIAFSAALSPFMQKGANWARVTHILLNFVILGLFTWQAITGVQIVQRILSNA, encoded by the coding sequence ATGACTCCTGAAATATCTCCCTCTGTGAAATACTGGCTTAACTTTTTCCACCCGCTAATGATGTGGGTACTTTTAGCGATTTCACTTTATGCTGCTTATTTAGGATTGCAAGTACAGCGTACTAGAAACGCTCAAGGGGAAGAAAAGAAAGAACTGATTAAAGGTAAATTTAACGTCAAACACTACCAAATGGGGTCAATTCTCTTAGCGTTGATGGTAGCAGGCGCAGTTGGAGGGATGGCTGTTACCTATATTAATAACGGCAAGTTATTTGTAGGGCCGCACTTGCTTGCAGGTTTAGGCATGACTAGTTTAATCGCTTTTTCGGCTGCCCTATCTCCTTTTATGCAAAAAGGAGCCAATTGGGCAAGAGTCACTCACATTTTATTGAATTTCGTGATTTTAGGTCTTTTTACTTGGCAGGCGATTACTGGCGTACAAATTGTGCAAAGAATTCTGAGTAATGCTTAG
- a CDS encoding DUF1997 domain-containing protein, producing MLSTNGEYQSLDIKETVLPVESNLVETDHVVTDATLATQTQFCGCYSDYMAMYAPIHQVAEYLNAHSSWFTRCAEPMKVQPLGENGYALTIGRFGSFGYEVEPKIGLELLPPEEGIYRIRTIPIPDYQAPGYDVDYKASMQLKDYPSDDAAMSAGVTRVEWDLDLKVYLHFPRFIQRLPKSLIQSTGDRLLNQIVRQVSRRLTRKVQEDFHQSIGIPFPANSQKKR from the coding sequence ATGCTTTCAACAAACGGCGAATATCAGTCCTTAGATATAAAAGAAACTGTTTTACCTGTAGAATCCAACTTAGTAGAAACTGATCATGTAGTTACAGATGCAACTTTAGCGACACAAACCCAGTTTTGCGGTTGCTACAGCGATTATATGGCGATGTATGCCCCAATACATCAAGTTGCGGAATATCTCAATGCTCATTCGTCGTGGTTTACACGTTGCGCTGAACCAATGAAGGTGCAGCCATTAGGAGAAAATGGCTATGCTTTGACTATTGGTCGTTTTGGCTCGTTTGGTTATGAAGTTGAGCCAAAAATTGGTTTAGAACTTTTACCACCGGAAGAAGGCATATATCGCATTCGGACTATCCCTATTCCTGATTATCAAGCACCGGGTTATGACGTAGATTATAAAGCATCAATGCAACTCAAAGATTATCCTAGTGATGATGCGGCGATGTCTGCTGGGGTAACGCGAGTTGAATGGGATTTAGATTTAAAAGTTTATCTTCACTTTCCCAGGTTTATTCAACGATTACCCAAGTCTCTGATTCAATCTACAGGCGATCGCTTACTTAATCAAATTGTCCGCCAAGTTTCTCGCCGCTTAACCCGCAAAGTTCAAGAAGATTTTCATCAGTCGATAGGCATACCTTTTCCTGCTAATTCTCAAAAGAAGCGGTAA